In Saccharomyces paradoxus chromosome XVI, complete sequence, the genomic stretch TTAGAAATCTTCCAGCTATTCACAAATCCATCAATTGATATTCAAGTAATAAACCAATATCAATTACTTTAcaatttaaaaaatgatatCTTGACTAATTTGAAATGATGCGATTCCTTTTGAACAATATTCTTGTCACCGCTTCTTCCTCCCTCGCGGACCACCCCTTTTTATAAACTTATATAAAATGTTGTAACTAATATAATAGCCCTTATGGtatatcttttttctcccCCACAACGATCGTATGAGCGCTTTTAGCGCCACACACCCATTACCCTTCCACCTCAAATTAACGTATATCTTTTCATGAAGCCATTCATATCTTGGGCCGCTCGACTGAACAATGGTTTTAACAGCTTCCCACTGATACGGTTGcagcaagaaaatatttcttgacATTGTATAGCCGGGTTCATGGCTCCGTTCCAGCTAGCAAATACGATTTATAAATGCAAGTATATTACATTCAAATAATTGTGCTCTATAACAACACTGCAGAGAGTTAGATGCGCAATTAGCGTGGGAGGGGGGGAGAGAGCCCTCCACCATTGAAAACAGTGTAATTTTCCCCTTTTGATGGGGAGGTAAGCCCAAGCAGGACATAATCATCCAAGAAAATCTCAAACTGCCTACAAAGTTAAGATTTTCAAGAGCTATTCGGCACAATACTGAGATGAAAAAACTGCATTGACGATTCGAGAGTCTATCCTACTTATCTACGTATCATGAGGCACTAAtccgaaaaaaaatttacttgGCGCTATATTTTAAGAAACCTAATCGGTTGAGGTAAAATTGCAGGTCAAAGCTTACACATTTTTCGATATCTGTCAGGGGGTGGGGCAGAATATGCGTGCAATGTCAAACGCGAAGGGCAGCCAAGCCCAATTACGCGTCtcgtttatttttaattacTGCAAATTGCCGCGCATGATaaatgaaggaaaaaaaaaaggggGAAAGGAAAGCATTATAGGCTATTCCTTACCGGCCTTTTGTGAAGAGGAGAACTTGTtcatttcatcttcatcattttcatcgtcatcgaAATGCTGTAGCTTCTTATTCACATTCTCACCTTCAGATTGACTCAGACTCAAATTCTCTAAATCATGTACAATTTCAAGTAATTGTTCTTTAGAGTTTTCCGCCACCGCACCTTGAGCCGTAAGTATCTTTTCGAAATCTTCTTGCCAACctaattcttcaacaagTTGCTCAGCAAACGCATCAGAGTATTGATTAACTATTAAATCTGTAGACCTCTTGTTAGTTTTAAAATCCCCCACCGTTTCTAAGTTACAAAGAACTCTTTTTACCTTTCGGGGAATTTCTTCAGGCAGAGACGCAAAGGGATAAACAGCTAGTGAGGTGCCAACGACAATGACAAGAGGCTGCTGAGGCTGCTTTCCAGATGCTGTGGTTTTTTCACGAAGCCACTCGGAATCGCTTAACCAAGTTTCCGAAAAGGAATCCGGTAGATCTTCGCCGAAGAAAACTATTGCCGGCTTTATCAGTTCACTGCACACATCGCACTTGACAAAATCCTTTATAGGATCCTCTGCTAACTTGGATTTGAAAACCTGTTGTGGGTAAACTTTACCACACCCGATACAATGACAGTGAGCAAAACTGCCATGGGCCTCGATGATTAGATCATCCTT encodes the following:
- the HST2 gene encoding histone deacetylase HST2 (Cytoplasmic NAD(+)-dependent protein deacetylase~similar to YPL015C), with the translated sequence MSVSTASAVRTASTEMSVGKIAAHMKSNPNAKVIFMVGAGISTSCGIPDFRSPGTGLYHNLARLKLPYPEAVFDVDFFQSDPLPFYTLAKELYPGSFKPSKFHHLLKLFQDRDVLRRVYTQNIDTLERQAGVKDDLIIEAHGSFAHCHCIGCGKVYPQQVFKSKLAEDPIKDFVKCDVCSELIKPAIVFFGEDLPDSFSETWLSDSEWLREKTTASGKQPQQPLVIVVGTSLAVYPFASLPEEIPRKVKRVLCNLETVGDFKTNKRSTDLIVNQYSDAFAEQLVEELGWQEDFEKILTAQGAVAENSKEQLLEIVHDLENLSLSQSEGENVNKKLQHFDDDENDEDEMNKFSSSQKAGKE